From Nycticebus coucang isolate mNycCou1 chromosome 6, mNycCou1.pri, whole genome shotgun sequence, the proteins below share one genomic window:
- the ADAL gene encoding adenosine deaminase-like protein isoform X2, with the protein MFQTIHQLTSSPEDILMITKDVIKEFADDGVKYLELRSTPRRENATGMTKKIYVESILEGIKQSKQENLDIDVRYLMAVDRGGGPSVAKETVKLAEEFFQSTEGIVLGLDLSGDPTVGQAKDFLEPLLEAKKAGLKLSLHLSEIPNQNKETQILLDLLPDRIGHGTFLNSCDLVDFVRQHQIPLELCLTSNIKSQTVPSYVQHHFGFWYSIGHPSVICTDDKGVFATHLSQEYQLAAETFNLTQSQVWDLSYKSINYIFASDNTRSELRKKWNYLKPKVLHF; encoded by the exons ATGTTTCAAACTATTCATCAGCTTACAAGTAGCCCCGAAGATATTCTAATG ATCACAAAAGATGTCATTAAAGAATTTGCAGATGACGGTGTCAAGTACCTGGAACTAAGAAGCACACCCAGAAGAGAAAATGCTACTG GAATGACTAAAAAGATTTATGTGGAATCTATACTTGAGGGCATAAAACAGTCTAAACAAGAAAACTTAGACATTGATGTTAG GTATTTAATGGCAGTTGACAGAGGAGGTGGCCCTTCAGTGGCCAAGGAGACTGTTAAACTTGCTGAAGAATTTTTCCAATCTACTGAGGGAATAGTTCTTGGCCTTGATCTCAGTGGAGACCCTACT GTAGGACAAGCAAAAGATTTCTTGGAACCTCTTTTAGAAGCTAAAAAAGCAGGTCTGAAGTTGTCATTACATCTTTCAGAG attccaaaccaaaataaagaaacacaaattctcCTGGATCTGCTTCCTGACAGAATCGGGCATGGAACATTTCTCAACTCCTGTGATCTGGTGGACTTCGTGAGGCAACATCAAATACCACTGG AACTCTGTTTGACTTCAAACATCAAAAGTCAGACAGTTCCGTCTTACGTCCAGCATCATTTTGGATTCTGGTACAGCATTGGCCATCCTTCTGTGATCTGT ACTGATGATAAGGGTGTTTTTGCAACACACCTTTCTCAAGAGTACCAGTTGGCAGCTGAAACATTTAATTTGACCCAGTCTCAGGTGTGGGATCTGTCTTACAAGTCCATCAACTACATCTTTGCTTCTGACAATACCAGATCTGAACTGAGGAAGAAGTGGAACTATCTGAAGCCCAAAGTGTTACATTTTTAA
- the ADAL gene encoding adenosine deaminase-like protein isoform X1, which produces MEIEELQPPWKTDFYWELPKVELHAHLNGSISSNTMKKLIDKKPDLKIHNQMTMIDKGKKRTLEECFQMFQTIHQLTSSPEDILMITKDVIKEFADDGVKYLELRSTPRRENATGMTKKIYVESILEGIKQSKQENLDIDVRYLMAVDRGGGPSVAKETVKLAEEFFQSTEGIVLGLDLSGDPTVGQAKDFLEPLLEAKKAGLKLSLHLSEIPNQNKETQILLDLLPDRIGHGTFLNSCDLVDFVRQHQIPLELCLTSNIKSQTVPSYVQHHFGFWYSIGHPSVICTDDKGVFATHLSQEYQLAAETFNLTQSQVWDLSYKSINYIFASDNTRSELRKKWNYLKPKVLHF; this is translated from the exons ATGGAGATTGAAGAACTGCAACCACCATGGAAGACAGACTTTTACTGGGAATTGCCAAAAGTG GAACTTCATGCCCACTTGAATGGATCCATTAGTTCTAATACCATGAAGAAATTAATAGACAAGAAGCCAGATCTTAAAATCCACAATCAGATGACTATGATTGACAAGGGAAAGAAACGAACTTTAGAAGA ATGTTTCCAGATGTTTCAAACTATTCATCAGCTTACAAGTAGCCCCGAAGATATTCTAATG ATCACAAAAGATGTCATTAAAGAATTTGCAGATGACGGTGTCAAGTACCTGGAACTAAGAAGCACACCCAGAAGAGAAAATGCTACTG GAATGACTAAAAAGATTTATGTGGAATCTATACTTGAGGGCATAAAACAGTCTAAACAAGAAAACTTAGACATTGATGTTAG GTATTTAATGGCAGTTGACAGAGGAGGTGGCCCTTCAGTGGCCAAGGAGACTGTTAAACTTGCTGAAGAATTTTTCCAATCTACTGAGGGAATAGTTCTTGGCCTTGATCTCAGTGGAGACCCTACT GTAGGACAAGCAAAAGATTTCTTGGAACCTCTTTTAGAAGCTAAAAAAGCAGGTCTGAAGTTGTCATTACATCTTTCAGAG attccaaaccaaaataaagaaacacaaattctcCTGGATCTGCTTCCTGACAGAATCGGGCATGGAACATTTCTCAACTCCTGTGATCTGGTGGACTTCGTGAGGCAACATCAAATACCACTGG AACTCTGTTTGACTTCAAACATCAAAAGTCAGACAGTTCCGTCTTACGTCCAGCATCATTTTGGATTCTGGTACAGCATTGGCCATCCTTCTGTGATCTGT ACTGATGATAAGGGTGTTTTTGCAACACACCTTTCTCAAGAGTACCAGTTGGCAGCTGAAACATTTAATTTGACCCAGTCTCAGGTGTGGGATCTGTCTTACAAGTCCATCAACTACATCTTTGCTTCTGACAATACCAGATCTGAACTGAGGAAGAAGTGGAACTATCTGAAGCCCAAAGTGTTACATTTTTAA